A stretch of DNA from Methylogaea oryzae:
AGGGCTGGGGCCGGGAATGCCGGGGTCCATGGCCATGGATGGTGCATAGACGCGGCCGACAACATTGCCGGCGGCCTGCTCTCCAATCCCGTTATCCCTTTCACGGATATAGTCCAGCAACACCAGGCTGTCGTTCACCACCACGCCGCTGGCGGCGATCATGCCCACCAGGGATTCCATGGACAGGGGCAAACCAGCGACCCAGTGGGCCAGCACGGCGCCGCTCCAGGCGACGGGAGCGGCCAGCAGGAAAATCAGCGGCTTGAGGTAGGAGCGGAACGGCACGGCGATCAGGGCGTAGATCACCAGCAGGGATATCAGCGTGTTGCGCGCCAAGGTGGAGCCCATGGCCTCCTCGTCCTGGCGTTCCTGGCTCACTTCCAGGTCCAGGCCGGGGAAATCGCGGCGCAGGCTCTCCAACTCGCCCGCTTCCAGCTCGGCGTACAAAGCGTTGGCGTCCAGCCGCTGCGGATCCACGCGCGCCTGCACCTTGAGCACCCGCTGGCGGTCCTGCCGCACCAGTTTGGCGTAGCCGGGCTGCAGGGTCACGTCCGCCACCGATCCCAGCGGCGCCAAGGCGCCGTCGGGCAGGCGCACCGGCAGTTCCCGCAAGCGCTCCAGCGACCGGCGCTCCTCCAGCGGCAATCGCACCATCAGCTTCACCTCCTGGCGGCCCCGCTGCAAACGCTGCACCTCCTCGCCGAAATAGCCGGCGCGGGCTTGTTGCGCCAAGTCCTCCAGGCGCAGGCCCAACCGCTCGGCGCCGGGTTTCAACGCCAAACGCGCCTCCGGCCTGCCCGGCTCGGCCGTGTCCATCACGTCGAACACACCGGGATAGGCTGCCAGGGCGCGCTTGAGCCGCTCCGCCGCCGCGCTCGGCACCGCCGGGTCGGCGGCGGCCAGGTCGAGCTCCAAATCGTAGGCGGTGTCGTCGCCCTCCTTGTAATGGAAGTCGATGCGGCCGCGGCCGATGTCGCCGATGCCCTCCCGCCAAGCACGGACGAAGTCCTCCACCGCCACCTTTTGCCGCCCGTCCGGCGAGAATTCCACCCACAGTCCGGCGCCCCGCTCCCAGACCAGGGTTTCGACGTTGACGATGATGCTGCGGCCCGGCTCCAGCCGGGCGTCCATTTCGTCGCGCAGCTTGAACAGGGCGCGTTCGGCGCGGTCCGCCAGCTGGCGGATATCGCCGTAAGGCGAACCGGGCGGCACTTCCAGCATCACCCAGAAAGTGTCCTTGGTCACGTCCGCCCGCAGCGAATGGCGCACCCGGCCGCCGGCCACCAGCGCCGCGCTGAGCATCAGCAACACCAGGAACAGGGCGACCGTAACGCCGCGCCAATCCAGCGCCTTGAGCAGAAACGGCCGGTAGTGGCGCACGACGAAACCGTCCAGGCCGGCATTGAGCCGGTCCCGCAGGCGGTCCAGCCGCGACGGCTCGCCGCCCGCCTTGGACGGCGCGGCCAAGTGCGCCGGCAGGATCAGCAGGGCCTCCACCAGGGAAAACACCAGGGTGAGGATCATCACCAAACAGATCGGCCGCATCATCTGGCCGGCCCAGCCGGGTAGGAACAGCCCCGGCAGGAACGCTACCAGCGCCACCAGCACGGCCAACACCACCGGCACCGCCACCGATTGCACGCCGCGCACGGTGGCTTGCAGGTTGGACTCGGGAGGCGGGAGGCTGGGGGGGAACGCCGAGCCGGAGTCGTCGGTATCCCCCTCCCCCGCTTCGGCTTCCAGTCTCCGCCCCCCCGCCTGTTCGCTGTACACCGCCTCGCCGACGATGATGGCGTCGTCCACCAGGATGCCCATGGCCAGCAAAAAGCCGAACAGCGACAGCATGTTGAGGGAGACGCCCACCGCCGGCATCAACCAAAACGCGCCGAACAGGGAAGTCAGGATGCCGGCGCCGGCCCAGAACGCTACCCGCAGGCGCAGGAACAGCGTCAGCACCACCAACACCAGCGCGAAACCGCTCACCCCGTCTTCCACCAAGGTACGGATGCGCTCGTCGTAGGCGACCGAATCGTCCCACCAGGTGGCGATCGCCATACCCGGAGGCAAACGCTTGCCCATGTCCTCCACGTAGGCTTTGACCCGCCGCGCCACGTCCACCGTGTCGTGCTCGGCGTGGACTTCCCAGCCCTGGCCGGTTTCGCCGTTGTGGCGCCAATCGCTCTCGCGCTCCTCCAAACCGTCGCGGATGGCGGCCACGTCGCCCAAGCGCAGCACCGCACCGTTGGCGCCGCTGCGCAACACCAGGCGGCCGAGGGCCTCCGCGTCGCCGGCCTTGCCCTTGACTTGCAACAGCACCTCGCCGGCCGGCGATTTCACCACCCCGCCGGGCAAGTCCAGCGACATGCGCCGCAGGGCCTGGGCCACCTCGCCCAAGGACAGGCCGAACTGGCGCAGCTTGGCCGGCGACACCTCGATGGCGATTTCGTAAGGCGTTTCGTTGTAATTGCGGGCTTGGGTGACGCCGTCGATGCGGGACAGGTCCTCCTGCACGCGGTCGCCCAGGCGGCGCAGCGCCAGGGGATCGGCCCGGCCATGCAAGGCGACCCAGATGACGCCGTCGTCGTCGGCGCGGGACGCCGGCTCCACCTCGATTTGCTCCAGCTCTTTCGGCAAGCGAGGAATCGCCTGGACGCGGCCCCGCACCGTCGCCATCACCGCTTCCTTGTCGTGGTCGGGCAACACGGCCACTTTGACTCGGCATTGGTCCTGGACGATTTCCGTCTTCAGCCGTTTGACGCCCGGTGCGTTGTAGATGGCCTCTTCGATGCGCACGCACACCGCCGATTCGATTTCCTGGGGGCCGACGCCGGGCATACGGGCGGTCACCAGCAGTTGATGGGGGCTGAAGCGGGGAAACACCTCCCGCTCCACGCCGGCCAGCGCCGCGGCGCCGCCCAGCAGAATGAGCAGCATCAACAGGTTGGCTGCCACCGGATTGGCGGCGAACCAGGGAATCAGGCCGGAGGCTTGCGACCGGGGGCTGAAGGCGGGATTCATCGCGCTTCTCCAACCTCCTCCACCCGCACCTTCACGCCCTCCACCGGCACCTGGATGCCGCCGGTCACCACCCGGTCGCCGCTGGCCAGGCCGCCTTTCACCAGGACCCGTCCCGGTTCGTTGCGCAGCACTTCCAGTTGGCGCCGGCGCAGGCGGTCCTCACCGTCGACAATGAGCGCTTGCTGCGACGCGTTGACCGCCGCCGCCGGCAAAACGAACACGTCGTCGCGCCGGCGGCCTTCGATGTCGGCCTGCACGAACAAGCCAGCCAGCAACGGCGGTTGGCCGGCATAGGGCTCGCGCACTTCGGCCACGGCGTAAAGCTGGCCGTTGGCCTGGACCAACGCCCCTTCGGTGCGGACGATGCGGCCTTGCCAATGGCGCATGGCGCCGGCGAAATCGGCGCTGAGCGTCACCGCCGCTCCGCCTTCCCCCGCGCCGTTGCCGAAGGGCAAATCGACAAAGGCCAGCTGCTCGGCCGCCAAGGGCAGGCGGATTTCCGCCAAGTCGGTGGCATAGATGCGCGCCAGCTTGTCGCCCGCCCGGACGTATTGCCCCAAGCCGATGTGCTTGTCCCGCACGCGGCCGGAAAAAGGCGCTTTCAACTCGCAGCGGGCGCGCTGCAAGCCGGCCTTGGCCATGTCCGCCTCCGCCGCCAGCAGCTTGGCGCGGGCTTCGGCCAGTTGCGGCAGATGCAAGGCCAGCGGCGTCGGTTCCCCCTCCCCCAGGGCCCGCCATTCGTTGCGCGCCTGTTCCACCTGGGCCTCTTCCAAGGCCAGCTGCCGCTGGGCTTCGGCGAGGCGCGCCCGGGCGTCGGCGATGGCGTAGTCGTAATCGCGCGGATCGATGGCCAGCAACACCTCGCCTTCGGCGAAAAATCCGCCCGCCGCCAATCCGGGATGCAAACGCAGCACCTTGCCCGCCACTTCCGGGACCAGATCGATTTCCATGCGCGGCGCGGCCACGCCTTGGGATGCCACATTGAGACGCAGCGTGTGGGGCACGGCCCGCACCACGGCGGCGAGCGGCGCGGGCGGTGACGGGGGTTCCGGCCGCGCGGCCGGCCGGCCGGAAACCATGGCCACGGCCAGCCCCGCGCCGGTCAGCAACACGGCGGCGGGCAGGAGCGTTTTCAGCCGGGCGCGGTTATCGTCGCGCTTCAACATCGCCTCCCAGGGCCAAATACAGGTCGATGCGGTTGTTGAGCAGTTGCCGCTTGACCGCCAAGTGCGCGCTTTGCGCGCTCAAAGTGCTGCGGTAGCTGTCCAGCAGGGTGAGTATCTCGATGAAACCGTTGCGGTAGGAATAGACCGCCAGCTTGCGGCTGGCCTGGGTCTGCGCCACCGCTTCACGCAAGGCCGCCTCTTGGCCGCGCAGCCACGCTTCGGCGGCCAGCGCCTGCTCCACCTCGCGGAAGGCGTTGAGGGCCGTGTCGCGGTAGCGGTTGACGGCTTCCGCGACCCGCGCTTCGCTCAACTCGATGTCGGCCAGCAGACGCCCGCCGGTGAAAACCGGCTGGGCCAAGCCCATGGCCAGGTTCCAGGCGGCGGCGCGGGGGTCGGCCAAGTCAGCCAAGGCCGAACCGCTGGTGCCGCCGCCGGCGGTGAGGGTGACGCGCGGCAGCAGCGCCTTGTGGGCGCTTTCCAAACGGGAGTCCAGCGATCGCAGCCGCTCGAACGCGGCGACCAAATCGGGACGCCGTTCCAGCAATGCCGACGGCAGGCCGGCGGACACCGCCGGCGGCGGCGCGGGCAGGTCCGGCGCGCCGGCCAAGGCCGCCGCCGGATAGCGTCCCAACAACACCTCCGACGCCTTGCACGCGGTTGCGCGCCTGGGCCAGCTGCGCTTCGGCGTTGGTCAGGTCGGTCAACGCCAGACGCAGGTCCAGGGGCCGGGTCAGGCCGCGGACGTAGCGGCCCCGCACCAATTCGACGACGGTGCGGTGGTCGTTTTTGGATTGTTCCGCCACCTGGGACTGCAGCCGCGCCTCGGTCAGCTCGAAATAAGCCTGCGCCGTGCGCGCCGCCAGGGACAGGCGCGCGCCGGCCAAGTCGGCCGCCGCCGCTTCCGCCTCCCAGGCGGCCGCTTGCCGGGCCGCGCCGATGCGCCCCCACACGTCTAGCTCCCAGCTCAGGTTGAACGGCAACGCCAGCTGGGTACCCCCGTCGCGCTGGTCGCCGGCGCTTGGACTGCCGCCGCGTAGCGGGTTAACCGAGGCTTCCTGGAACCGGGGAGCGAAATTCAGTTGCGGCAAGCGCCCCGCGCCGTCGATGCGGGCCTGGGCCTGGGCCGCCTGCACCCGCGCCGCCGCCGTCTTCAAGTCGAAATTGCCGGCCAGCGCTTCGCGCACCAGGGCGGTCAGGGTTTCGTCGCGGTAGTCCGCCAGCCACGGTTCGACGGCGTCCCGGGCGGCCGCGCCCGAAAGCGCCGTCCAAGCCGCCGGCGTTTCGCCTGCCAGGCCGAACGCGTCCCGCTCAGGAGCCGGCGAACAGGCCGCCAGCCACAACAGAGCGCAGGGCAAGCCCCCCAGCAACCGGACCGGGCCGACGAAAAAACGGCGGTTAAGACCCAAACGCGCTCCCGTTCGCCAGCCCTATCGAGGGGAGGCGCGGCGCGCCGGCGAGCGCGCTACGGCTGCGCCGCATCGCGCTCGCCGTGGTCGGCCAGGGCGTCCAGGCGTTGCTGCAAGACGGCCATGCGCTGGTTGGTTTCGGCGAGGTGCAGCTGCAACCCGCCGATGATCTCGTGCAGGTATTCGAAATGGATCTGGAAATAGCGCGACGAGGGAAACGCCGGCGCCGCTGGGGATTTCTTGCCGGGAGTTCGCGCCGGGATGGCGGAGTTTTGCGTCAGTTGCATGGCCTCGACCTTGTCTTAATGAGTCCTTCCAAACAGTAAGACGTTCGAACGGGGCAAATCCCTCACCCGGCCGGCAACTTTTTTGCGGATTCAGTCGCCCATGGATACGGCGACCAAGCGGACCCGTTTGAGCAGGGGATCGGTCCAGGCGACGTACGCCTTGCCGCCGGCCCGCTCCAATTCGGGGTACTTGCTGGGCCAATTGGGGAAACCGCCTTGGTAGATCGTGACGCGGCCGAGCACCGCGCCGTTGGGCGCCACCCGCGCCGCCCTCAGCTCTTCCTGCGGACCGTTGCGGCCGCGCCAGCTCACCATGGCTGAACCGTCCTCCAGCAGCACGGTGTCGGCGTAGCCGACCGCTTCGCTGTCCACTTCGATGGGATCGCCAAAGCTGGCGCCGGCATCGGAGGAGAACGCCAGCCGCACCCGCCCGGCGCCGTCGGCGGCGGTGAACCAGGCGACCACGGCTTGCGCGCCCCGCATATCCACCGCCGGGCCGTTGCTGGGGCAGCCGTTGAGCACCCAGCCGTCCACGTGCACCGGCCCGGAACGCACCTCGCCGGCGGGATTCCAGCGCGCCGCGGCGATGTCCCGCACCTCGCTCCCGGCGTGGTCGCGGTAAACGGTGACCAGTTCGCCGCCCTGGGCCGCCGTGTCGCTGCGGCAACAGGAGCACACATCGCTGTCCAGGGTGATTTCCTCCCCCGGCCGCAAGGCCGCGTCCATGACCGTGGCTATGAGCTGGTAGCGCTGGGCATGCGCGGCATGTTCCGAATGCTCGGCGTGGCCGGCGCCCTCCGCCTGGACGTGGCGCTTATCGGTCCACACCAGCGCCAGCCGGCCGGCCGGCAGCGCCGCCAAAGACATTTGCGCGTCGTAAACGCGCGCGTCGTCGCCGTAAGGCCGCGCCGGCTCGCTCCAGGTGCGCCCGCCGTCGGCCGAACGGGCCAGACGGATTTCGGCCGAGGTGCGATCGGTGGAACCGGGAACGTACGACATCCAAGCCGCCGCCAACGCGCCGTCCGCCAGCCCCATCACCACCGGAGGCGCGGCCAACTTGCCCGGCACGCTGGCCACGGTCGCCGGCGCCGTCCAACGGTCGCCGTCCCGCACGGAAAAGCGGGAGCTGCTGCGGCCCTCGGCCACTTCGACCCAACTCAGGATCAGCCTGCCGTCCGCCGTATGGCCGAGACGGTGCTGCTGGGAATTGGCCGCCGCGGGCGTCTCGATTTCCTCCACGCCGCCGCCGGCCGCCCAGGACGCGCCGGCGGCGAGACAAGCCAGGACGAGACTGCACCGGCGAAGCACGAGGCGTGCGAAAGGAAGGCTGTGGCTCATATTGGGCACCGTTGGGCTTTGCGTTTCGGCGGCAATTATGCCAGTTCCAACCCAGGCGCTGGGGCAATCGGCGCGAACGCCTCTGCAAGCCGGGCGGGACGGCATGAACGCCTCCCGCAAACGGGAGGCCGAACGGCGAAGTCGCGATGGCCGGATAAGCGGCGGCTCAGCCGCGCGCCGCGGCCACGGCGTCGGCGAAAATGGCCGCGATGCGGTAGATGTCGTCGGCGTCGACGATCAGCGGCGGCAAAAAGCGCACCACGCTGCCTTGGCGCCCGCCCAGTTCCAGAATCAGGCCGCGCGCCAGGCATTCCTGCTGGATGCGGCGCGCCAAGTCGCGCTGGGGCGGGCGTTCTCCGGGCCCACCGACCGGGTCCACCACCTCCACCCCGATCATCAACCCCCGTCCGCGCACGTCGCCCAACTCCGGCGCGCCGGCCTGGATCTGGCGCAGCTGCTCCATCAGGCATCGGCCCATGCGGTCGGCGTGGCGGTGCAGCTGCTGCTGCCGCACGAAGCGCAAGGTCGCCAATCCCGCCGCCATGGCCAGCTGATTGCCGCGGAAAGTGCCGGCGTGGGCGCCCGGCTGCCAACGGTCCAAGTCCTTGTGATAGACCACGACGCTCAAGGGCAAGCCGCCGCCGATGGCCTTGGACAACACCAGCACGTCCGGCTCGATGCCGGCGTGCTCGAAAGCGAACATCTTGCCGGTGCGGCCGCCGCCGGTCTGAATTTCGTCGACGATTAGCGGAATGCCTTTCTCCCGCGTCATGCGGCGGATGTCGCGCAGCCATCGGTCCGGTGCGGGAATCACGCCGCCCTCCCCTTGCACCGCCTCCAGGATCATGGCCGCCGGCGGCGCGATACCACTGTTGCCGTCGTTGAGCAGCCGTTCGATGTAGGCCGCCGAGATGCGGCCGTCGTCTTGCCCGCCCAGGCCGAACGGGCAGCGGTACGAATAGGGATACGGCAGGAAATGCACTTCGCCCATGAGGCCGGCCACGGCGACTTTCGGGCCGATTTCCCCGGTCAGGCTCAACGCGCCGTGGGTCATGCCGTGGTAGGCGCCGTGAAACGCCAGGATCGAGCGGCGGCCGGTAGCGGTCTTCACCAGCTTCAGCGCCGCCTCCACGGCGTCGGCTCCCGACGGCCCGCAGAACTGGATTCGAGCGTTGGCGGCGAAGTCCGGCGGCAGGCACGCGAACAGTTCCTCCACGAAAGCGTCCTTCACCGGCGTGGTCAAATCCAGGGTCTGGAACGGCGTGCCGTCCGCCAGCAGTTGCTGAATCGCCTCCACCACCACCGGGTGGTGATGCCCCAGGGCCAGGGCGCCGGCTCCCGCCAGGCAATCGATGTAGCGGCGTCCGTCGGCGTCCTCCACGTGGATGCCCCGGCCTTGCTTCAAGGCCAGCGGCAAGCGGCGCGGATAGCTGCGGGCGTTGGACTCGCGCGCCGATTGCCGCCCCAGGTAATAGGCGTTGTCTTCCCGCGGGACCGGCGCCAATCCGCCGTTCCCCGCCGTCCACCAGGCCTCGTCCGCGACGCCGGGGCTTTCCGCTTCCACTTCAACGATACTTTGCATCACGACGACATCTCCGCATGGTTCGATTGCCGATCCCCGACCGAGACGGCGTTCGCCGCCAGGCCGCCGAAGGCGGGCACTTTGCCCCTCTCCGCCAAAAAACCCACGACCATGGCGGCGCACTCCTCCAGCCCCCGGCGGCCGGTCGGCACCTCCAGGTCGGGGCTCAGCGGTGCCTGATACGGCGAGGAGATGCCGGTGAAATCCGCGATCTCGCCGCGCCGGGCCCGGCGATACAGGCCTTTGGTGTCGCGCCGCTCGCACACGTGCAGCGGCGTATTGCAGTAAACCTCGATGAAGTCCCCCGACTCCACCAGGGCGCGCACCATGTCCCGGTCTTCGCTGAAAGGCGAAATGAACGCCGTCAGCACGATGACCCCGGCGTCCATGAACAGCTTGGCCGTCTCGCCGACGCGGCGGATGTTCTCCCGCCGCTCGTCCGGGCTGAAGCCGAGATCGCGGCATAAGCCGTGCCTGACGTTGTCGCCGTCCAGCACGTAGGTGCGGCAGCCGTTCTGGAACAGCAGCTCCTCCACCCGGTTGGCCAAGGTCGACTTGCCGGCGCCCGACAGCCCGGTAAACCACAGGATGAAACTGCGATGGCGGTTCTGCCGTTCCCGCTGCTGGCGAGCCACCGCCGATTGATGCCACACGATATCCGTATTCACCGTTTGCTCCTTAAAGTGGTTGAGGATGATTGAGTCGCGCCTGGTCACGGCCGTCCCGCCGGCGTCAACGTCAGGCGCTGCAGGGTTTCCCCCGCCAGCAAGGGCGTGGCGACGCCCGCCAGCCAGTCCCGCTGCTGGTCGTCGTAATACGCCGACAGGGGATTGCCGGATTGACCGCCGGGCATGTGCAGCAACGCATCCTGCTCGCTGCCGGGCGCCACCACCAGGCGTTCGCTGGCGCCGCCCGAACCGTCGGCCATGCGCACGCACTGCCGGCAACCGGGCAGCGGCGCGTCGGGCATGTTGAGCAGCGCGCCCAACAACGGATGGACGGCGGCGAACGGGTGTTCGATGCGCGTCGGGTTGACGCAGCCCCAGCTCGCGTCTTTCCACGTATCCGCGCCGCAGCGGGACAGCACCGCCTGGGCGGCGGCCTCCAGCCGGTCCAACAGCAACTCGTCCCAGCGCGCGTGGCCGCCCTGTGGCGGCAGCAATTCCGGCGCCCTGGCGTCCAGCAACTGCCGCAGCGGCT
This window harbors:
- a CDS encoding TolC family protein produces the protein MGLNRRFFVGPVRLLGGLPCALLWLAACSPAPERDAFGLAGETPAAWTALSGAAARDAVEPWLADYRDETLTALVREALAGNFDLKTAAARVQAAQAQARIDGAGRLPQLNFAPRFQEASVNPLRGGSPSAGDQRDGGTQLALPFNLSWELDVWGRIGAARQAAAWEAEAAAADLAGARLSLAARTAQAYFELTEARLQSQVAEQSKNDHRTVVELVRGRYVRGLTRPLDLRLALTDLTNAEAQLAQARNRVQGVGGVVGTLSGGGLGRRAGPARAAAGGVRRPAVGIAGTASRFGRRVRAAAIAGLPFGKRPQGAAAARHPHRRRRHQRFGLG
- a CDS encoding TolC family protein; amino-acid sequence: MRSLDSRLESAHKALLPRVTLTAGGGTSGSALADLADPRAAAWNLAMGLAQPVFTGGRLLADIELSEARVAEAVNRYRDTALNAFREVEQALAAEAWLRGQEAALREAVAQTQASRKLAVYSYRNGFIEILTLLDSYRSTLSAQSAHLAVKRQLLNNRIDLYLALGGDVEARR
- a CDS encoding efflux RND transporter permease subunit, producing MNPAFSPRSQASGLIPWFAANPVAANLLMLLILLGGAAALAGVEREVFPRFSPHQLLVTARMPGVGPQEIESAVCVRIEEAIYNAPGVKRLKTEIVQDQCRVKVAVLPDHDKEAVMATVRGRVQAIPRLPKELEQIEVEPASRADDDGVIWVALHGRADPLALRRLGDRVQEDLSRIDGVTQARNYNETPYEIAIEVSPAKLRQFGLSLGEVAQALRRMSLDLPGGVVKSPAGEVLLQVKGKAGDAEALGRLVLRSGANGAVLRLGDVAAIRDGLEERESDWRHNGETGQGWEVHAEHDTVDVARRVKAYVEDMGKRLPPGMAIATWWDDSVAYDERIRTLVEDGVSGFALVLVVLTLFLRLRVAFWAGAGILTSLFGAFWLMPAVGVSLNMLSLFGFLLAMGILVDDAIIVGEAVYSEQAGGRRLEAEAGEGDTDDSGSAFPPSLPPPESNLQATVRGVQSVAVPVVLAVLVALVAFLPGLFLPGWAGQMMRPICLVMILTLVFSLVEALLILPAHLAAPSKAGGEPSRLDRLRDRLNAGLDGFVVRHYRPFLLKALDWRGVTVALFLVLLMLSAALVAGGRVRHSLRADVTKDTFWVMLEVPPGSPYGDIRQLADRAERALFKLRDEMDARLEPGRSIIVNVETLVWERGAGLWVEFSPDGRQKVAVEDFVRAWREGIGDIGRGRIDFHYKEGDDTAYDLELDLAAADPAVPSAAAERLKRALAAYPGVFDVMDTAEPGRPEARLALKPGAERLGLRLEDLAQQARAGYFGEEVQRLQRGRQEVKLMVRLPLEERRSLERLRELPVRLPDGALAPLGSVADVTLQPGYAKLVRQDRQRVLKVQARVDPQRLDANALYAELEAGELESLRRDFPGLDLEVSQERQDEEAMGSTLARNTLISLLVIYALIAVPFRSYLKPLIFLLAAPVAWSGAVLAHWVAGLPLSMESLVGMIAASGVVVNDSLVLLDYIRERDNGIGEQAAGNVVGRVYAPSMAMDPGIPGPSPSSANLQVSELILAACTSRFRPILLAFLTNFAGFLPTLLETSVQAQFLIPMTLSLSAGLLVGMAASLVLTPVCYALLEEGKAL
- a CDS encoding diaminobutyrate--2-oxoglutarate transaminase yields the protein MQSIVEVEAESPGVADEAWWTAGNGGLAPVPREDNAYYLGRQSARESNARSYPRRLPLALKQGRGIHVEDADGRRYIDCLAGAGALALGHHHPVVVEAIQQLLADGTPFQTLDLTTPVKDAFVEELFACLPPDFAANARIQFCGPSGADAVEAALKLVKTATGRRSILAFHGAYHGMTHGALSLTGEIGPKVAVAGLMGEVHFLPYPYSYRCPFGLGGQDDGRISAAYIERLLNDGNSGIAPPAAMILEAVQGEGGVIPAPDRWLRDIRRMTREKGIPLIVDEIQTGGGRTGKMFAFEHAGIEPDVLVLSKAIGGGLPLSVVVYHKDLDRWQPGAHAGTFRGNQLAMAAGLATLRFVRQQQLHRHADRMGRCLMEQLRQIQAGAPELGDVRGRGLMIGVEVVDPVGGPGERPPQRDLARRIQQECLARGLILELGGRQGSVVRFLPPLIVDADDIYRIAAIFADAVAAARG
- a CDS encoding efflux RND transporter periplasmic adaptor subunit, whose amino-acid sequence is MKRDDNRARLKTLLPAAVLLTGAGLAVAMVSGRPAARPEPPSPPAPLAAVVRAVPHTLRLNVASQGVAAPRMEIDLVPEVAGKVLRLHPGLAAGGFFAEGEVLLAIDPRDYDYAIADARARLAEAQRQLALEEAQVEQARNEWRALGEGEPTPLALHLPQLAEARAKLLAAEADMAKAGLQRARCELKAPFSGRVRDKHIGLGQYVRAGDKLARIYATDLAEIRLPLAAEQLAFVDLPFGNGAGEGGAAVTLSADFAGAMRHWQGRIVRTEGALVQANGQLYAVAEVREPYAGQPPLLAGLFVQADIEGRRRDDVFVLPAAAVNASQQALIVDGEDRLRRRQLEVLRNEPGRVLVKGGLASGDRVVTGGIQVPVEGVKVRVEEVGEAR
- a CDS encoding sialidase family protein, which produces MSHSLPFARLVLRRCSLVLACLAAGASWAAGGGVEEIETPAAANSQQHRLGHTADGRLILSWVEVAEGRSSSRFSVRDGDRWTAPATVASVPGKLAAPPVVMGLADGALAAAWMSYVPGSTDRTSAEIRLARSADGGRTWSEPARPYGDDARVYDAQMSLAALPAGRLALVWTDKRHVQAEGAGHAEHSEHAAHAQRYQLIATVMDAALRPGEEITLDSDVCSCCRSDTAAQGGELVTVYRDHAGSEVRDIAAARWNPAGEVRSGPVHVDGWVLNGCPSNGPAVDMRGAQAVVAWFTAADGAGRVRLAFSSDAGASFGDPIEVDSEAVGYADTVLLEDGSAMVSWRGRNGPQEELRAARVAPNGAVLGRVTIYQGGFPNWPSKYPELERAGGKAYVAWTDPLLKRVRLVAVSMGD
- the cysC gene encoding adenylyl-sulfate kinase — its product is MNTDIVWHQSAVARQQRERQNRHRSFILWFTGLSGAGKSTLANRVEELLFQNGCRTYVLDGDNVRHGLCRDLGFSPDERRENIRRVGETAKLFMDAGVIVLTAFISPFSEDRDMVRALVESGDFIEVYCNTPLHVCERRDTKGLYRRARRGEIADFTGISSPYQAPLSPDLEVPTGRRGLEECAAMVVGFLAERGKVPAFGGLAANAVSVGDRQSNHAEMSS